The Paraburkholderia megapolitana genomic sequence ACTACCATCTGATCCCGTTTGCCGAAGCGCTGCGCGCGGAAGGCGTGACGAATCGCATCGGCTTCTTTCTGCATATTCCGTTTCCGGCGCCGCAGATCATCTTCAGCATTCCACCGCACGAGGAACTGGTGAAGTCGCTGTGCTGCTTCGATCTGCTGGGCTTCCAGACCGCCACCGATCAACTCGCGTTCCACGACTACATCACGCGTCATGCGCGCGGCACGGTGAGTGTCGATGATCGCATCGAAGCGTTCGGCCGCCATTTGCGCACCGGCGTCTATCGCATCGGCGTGTTTCCCGATGAGATCGCCGAGCAGGCGCAGCGTTACGAAAGCCGCCAGCATGTACTGGATCTGAAGCAGAGTCTCGAAGGGCGCAAGCTGATCATGAGCGTCGACCGGCTCGATTATTCGAAGGGACTGGTCGAGCGCTTCAGGGCCTTCGAACAGTTGCTCGAGCGCTCGCCCGAATGGCGCGGCAATGTCACGCTCGTGCAGATCGCGCCACCGACGCGTTCGGACGTCGAAACGTATCAGCTGATACGCCAGGAACTCGAAGGCGAGGCGGGGCGTATCAACGGGCGTTACTCGGGGCTCGACTACACACCGATCCGTTACCTGAACCAGCGGTACGACCGCTGGAAACTGATGTCGCTGTTCCGCGAATCGCAGATCGGTTTCGTGACGCCGCTGCACGACGGCATGAACCTCGTCGCGAAGGAATATGTCGCCGCGCAGAACCCCGACGACCCCGGTGTGCTGGTGCTGTCGATCTTCGCTGGCGCGGCCGCCGAACTGACCGGCTCGCTGCTCGTGAATCCGCACGATGCGGTGGGCATGTGCGAAGCACTGCAGCAGGCGCTATCGATGCCGCTGAAAGAGCGTCAGCGTCGCCATCAGGTGAACATGGCGGCATTGCGCAAGAACGATCTGGGCGTGTGGCGCGATTCGTTCCTGCGCGATCTGCGCAACGTGCCGGCAGGCGAGGGACGTTGATGCGCGGCGCTACGCTCATTTCTATTCGCACACTGGCGATCATGGGCCGCTCATGCTGACCACACTCGCTATCGCCGGCTACCGCTCGCTGCGCGAGCTGATCGTGCCGCTCGGCAAGCTGAACGTCGTGACGGGACCGAACGGCAGCGGTAAATCGAGCGTCTATCGTGCATTGAGGCTGCTTGCAGTTACTGCGCGCGGCGGCGTGATTCCGTCGCTGGCGCGCGAGGGCGGTCTGCAGTCCACGTTGTGGGCAGGCCCCGAACGCTTCTCGCGCGGCATGCTGGCCGGCGTAGAGCCGGTCACGGGCGTGCGCCGCCACGAACCGGTGAGCCTGCGGCTTGGCTTTGCCGGCGACACCTTCGGCTACGCGATCGATCTTGGACTACCCATTCCCGCCGAGAGCTCGCAATTCTCGCTCGACCCGGTGATCAAGCGCGAGTCCATCTGGAACGGGCCGGTGCTGCGGCCGTCCGCGCTGCTGGTCGAGCGGCACGGTGCGGTGCTGCGCGCACGCGACGCCGACGGCGAATGGCAGACGGTGCCGCAGCCCGTGGCGAGCTTCGACAGCATGATGACCGAGTTCTCCGACCCGCGAAGCGCGCCCGAAATGATTGCGGTGCGCGAACAGATCCGTTCGTGGCGGTTCTACGATCACTTTCGCACCGACGCCGAGGCCCCCGTGCGGTTGCCGCAAATCGGCACGCATACGCCGGTGCTCAGCGACGACGGCACCGATCTTGCTGCCGCACTACAGACGATCGCCGAAATCGGCGAAGCGACCGCACTCGACGCCGCGATTGAAGACGCATTTCCCGGCTCGCGCATCGAAATCGTCAATCACAGCGGCCGCTTCGAAGTGACGATGCGGCAGCATGGCCTGTTGCGTGCGCTGAGCGGCGCGGAACTGTCCGACGGGACGCTGCGCTACCTGCTGCTGGTCGCCGCGCTGCTGACGCCGCGACCGCCGCAATTACTGGTCCTGAACGAGCCGGAGACGAGCCTGCATCCGGACCTGCTGCCGGCGCTCGCGCGGTTGATCGCGCATGCGTCGACGCGTTCGCAGGTACTGGTGGTGTCGCACGCGACACGGCTCATCGCTGCACTCGAGCGCGAGGCGGGCAGCCAGTCGGTGATGCTCGGAAAGCAGCTCGGTTCGACGCGGATTGCCAACAGCGACGAGCTTGATATTCCCGCGTGGAAGTGGCCATCGCGCTGAGCGACAGGCCGTACTAAATGGCATATCGGCGAAGCGCCGCAGATGTTTCGCGACTGTAACAGCGCACAGGAAATGCAATACGTCGCGCGTTTGCGTGCACAATTGACAATACTCGTCAGGTACGAGGCGTAGCTGAAGGTACCTGTCCTGCAACAGGCCCGGCGTGATCGATCGGCATTGGCCACATCTGGCTGCATTGATCGGTTGCCGCGGCGCTGGCATACTCGGGCGCCGCCGCTGGTGCCTGATTGGCACATTAGCGCCTGGCGCGCACGAGGCACGCCCCGAACGGGCGGCCATCAGATTCATGGAGACACTCAATGAGAATTGCCCAGATCGCCCCGCTGACCGAATCGGTCCCTCCCAAGCTGTATGGCGGCACCGAGCGCGTCGTGTCGTACATCACCGAGGCGCTGGTCGAACTCGGCCATGACGTAACGCTGTTCGCCAGCGGCGATTCGGTCACGAGCGCGAAGCTCGAAGCCGTCTGGCCGCGCGCGTTGCGGCTCGACCCCGGCATTCGCGATCGGGTGGCGCCGCACATGCTGCTGATGGAACTGGTGCGCCGTCAGGCCGACGAGTTCGATGTGCTGCATTTCCACATGGACTACTACTCGTTCTCGGTCTTCAAGCGGCAGGACACGCCGTTTGTGACGACGTTACACGGCCGCCTCGATCTGCCCGAGCAGCAACCGGTATTCGATACGTTCAACACCGCGCCGGTCATTTCGATTTCGAATGCGCAGCGCCATCCGCTGCCGCAGGCGAAATGGCTGACCACGGTCTATCACGGCCTGCCTGAGGCGCTCTATACGCCGCAGCCGGTCGAGCAGAAGTATCTTGCGTTCCTTGGCCGTATATCGCCGGAAAAACGCGTCGATACGGCGATCCGCATCGCGGGCCGCTGCGGTATGCCGATCCGCATCGCCGCAAAGGTCGATGCCGCCGATCGCGAGTATTTCGAGCGCGATATCAAGCCGCTGCTCGATCTGCCGTATGTCGAATATATCGGTGAGATCGCCGACAACCAGAAGGCCGAGTTTCTGTCAGGCGCACACGCGCTGCTGTTTCCGATTGACTGGCCGGAGCCGTTCGGTCTCGTGATGATCGAAGCGATGGCGTGCGGCACACCGGTGATCGCCTTCAATCGCGGCTCGGTGCCGGAAGTGCTGGACGACGGTGTGTCGGGCTTCATCGTCGAGGACGAGATCGGTGCAGTGGCCGCCGTGAATCGCCTGCACAAGGTGCCGCGAGCGGGTGTGCGGCAGCGCTTCGAGGAGCGCTTCACGTCGCACCGGATGGCGCAGCAATACGTCGAGGCGTATCAGTCGGTGATTCGCGCGCAGAAGCGTTCGCGGTTCAAGGTGATCGATACGTCGTCGAACTAGATCCGCTGGCGCACAGACAAAACGCGCATAAAAAACGGCGTTGCCTTGCGGTAACGCCGTTTTGTCTTGCAGCAGCCCCTCCGTGGGGGCAGTGCTCCGGCGACGCTGCCGCCGGAACACACTGGAACGATATCGCGTCAGATGTTCAGACGCGTCACCTTCGTGCCGGCGATCGAGATGTCGCCCATCAGCCCGGCATTGGTCATCACGAAGACTTCGACCGGAGCCGTTGCGGTCGTCGTGTCGATCGAGCCGTTCGCGCCCATCTTCACGAGCGCCACGGAAGCATCTCCACCGGCTGCCCAGCCGTCCGAGTTGCGGAACCGGTCGAGTGCGTCCTGCGTCATGAACAGGAAGATGATTGCCTTCGACTGCGCACCGGCCTGCAAACCGAACGAGCCCGACGCCGTGCTGTAGTAGCCGACCGTGCTGCCGCCGACGCGCAGCGAGCCTTCGCCATACTGGCCACCGACGATCAGGCCTGCCTGAAGGACCGACGGGAACACGAGGATGCCACGCGACTTCGAGACGAGTTCGCGGGAGCCTGGTACCGTCGAATACAGCTTGGAAATCGCGCCGTCGACGCTGGCGTTGATCGAGTCGCGCTTCGACGCATTGCCCGAGGCAGTGGGCGTGCTATTGGGCGTTGTGGTGCAGCCCGCGAGCGTAAGGCCTCCGAAAGCAAGTGCAGCGGTGGTTTTCAGAATGAAGTTTCGTCTTTGCATCTTTTTTCTCCATCGTGGTTCCAGGGCAACCTGATCAGTGGTGACGGTTGGCCATTGGGTTATAACACATGAGAAGCGCAGCAATGCGCGTGCCTGACCGGCGAAAAGCCTTGTCGGACGGGCGTTTGCGGGAAAATGCGCAAATCGTGCAACGTAACTTTGACCGAATTGAGGATGCGTCGAAGCGATGCGGCAACTGGCAGTTCGCAGCGATTTCGCCTGCTATCGCCCTGATTTCGACGCCCCGTCTACGGCCTGCCCGAACGCCGCCGGTGCCGGTTTTTTTTACCGGAAGCGGGTGATTTGCACGTTCGATGAAAAGACTTTGAAAGTCTGGCGCGCTTCCCCACGCGTAGGTTTTTCGCAACGTGATCCGGCATCGATTACCGCATTTCAATGCGGCGTGCTGCTTTTTACAGCGGGTCGGCGCAGTGCGCGGCGAACGCCGGCAATCACCAGACCGAAGCCGAACAGCACCGCGGCCGGCACCACCCAGTAGCCAACGAACGCATGCCACAGGTAGCCGGCGAGCGTACTGCGGCGAACCGAATACTCGTCGATGGCTTCCTGCTGACGCGGTGCGTTGGCGGCCAGCACGTCGGCCGGGCAGCCCGCGGCACGTGCCTCGTCGGGCTTGCCGTGACAGCGCACGGGTGCTCCCGCGGCGCGTTGTGCATCGGTGAAGTCCCAGGTGGTCAGCGCGTGCTCGAGATCGACGGCGTTGTAGGCCATCTCCTCGTGGATCTCGCGGACCGCAACGATCAGTACCGGCACGGCCCAGAACACGATGACGACCAGCCATCGCCTGAACCAGCGGTTTTGTCTCCATGCCATTCTTGCCTCCGTTCAATGCGCGCTCGCATCAACGACAAGACGGCGGCCCGATGGCGCATGATGTTTTATGTGGGGTGGGCCGTCTCCGCAGCCATCATAGAAGAAATCCGGCGGTGGTGTGCATGTCGCGCTGCAGCGGAACGCCGATCGGGCACGATCGATGCTGGGTGGATGGCACTACGTGCCGCGAAACCTAACCTGCCTTGCTCCCAATCTGGGAAGAGCACGCCTGCATTTCTCCCAGAACCCAGTTCGCCAGACGTGCGAGCTTCGATTCAGGAGTGATTGGGTCGGGCGAGAGCAGGTAGTAAGCCGAGCGATCCCTTTTGAAGCCGTGGGGTGCAACCAGCTGCTGCGCACGCAATTCGTCCTGCACCATGAAGTACGATGCCATGGCCATGCCAAGTCCTGCCATGGCAGCTTGAATGCAGAGATAGAAGTGCTCGTAGTCCACTCGTTTGCCCTTCTTTATCGGCGCTCCACCGGCGCTTTCCCAGTTTTTCCACGCAAGCGGCCGCGACCTGGTATGCAGCAGTACGGGGTTTGCGCGCAAAAAGCCTTGCCGATCGGCTCGACACACCGGCCCGACCCATTCATCGCTAATTTTCAGCGAATGAATCTCGCTGCCCCAATTGAAATCATTGCGACGCAGCGCTACGTCAACTCCCGATTTCTGGAAATCAATAGGACCTCCCGCCGCCGACAGATGCAGCTGGATGTCGGGATGGGCGTCTTCGAATGCCGGTAGTCGCGGAATCAGCCACTTCATCGCGATTGTTGGTTCGCACGACAACACGATCACACTCTGGTTGGTTTGTTGCCTGATCCGATAAACGGTGCCTTCCAGTTGCTCGAAGACGGACTGGGTCGTCGTCAGCAACAGGCGACCGACTGGGGTAAGAAACACCGCACGATTGCGTCGTTCAAACAGCGCCGTGCCCAACGCATCTTCCAGTTGCTTGATCTGACGGCTGACGGCGCCATGCGTGACATGCAGTTGCTCTGCCGCCTGGACAAAACTATCTGCCTGGGCGGCGACATTGAACACCCGAAAAGAGGTCAGTGGGGGAAGTTTCATTTTCCATTTGTGTGAGAAAAAATCACCGATTCAATGTACCACAAATCGATTTTTATAATCGCAGGAGTCCTCGACAATGATTTGCCGGTCGTGCAACCGGCGAACAAAGATTATAGAAAGCGAGGATACCAAATGGAACACGCGTACCAGGACGAATCTCATGCCCAGTCAAGCGACCAGGCTAACCGGGCAGCGAGGGAAGCCGAGAATTTATGTCAGTTTATTGCACGGAAGGATTTCTGCTTCCTGCCGGCAGCCAAAACGGAACGTTTGCTGAAGGCAATAACGGGAACCACTCTGGAGAGCTGGGAGCGATTTCAAGATAGCTGGAATCGACTGGAACCCGATCTCCACATGGCCGACGGCGGCACCTATCGCTATCGGCGGCACGCAACCTTCAGCGCACTCCCGTCCGGGCGTTGCGCCATTCGCGAATCGCACCAGCCGCACTATCAGAGTCTCGACTACAACCATCTGAACGGCGGGGTTGCCCGGGATTTTGCGCCGATCGCGAGTGACATCGCGCAGGGGGATGTCCTTACGGCAATTTTGTCGTTCTGCTGTGAATTGTTTGGCAGGCTTGCTCCCTTCTATGGCTGGCACATCGAGGTTCACCAGTTTCGAATCGATGCATCACAGGCAACGGCTAATCCGACGCCAGAAGGTATCCATCGCGATGGAGTCAACTTCGTGTTCATGATGATGGTGAGCCGAAGCAACATCGTGAACGGTGAGACAAAGATCTACGATCGCGCCCGCCAACCTTTGTCCGCGTACACGTTGATGGCACCGCTTGACGCCGCGATCGTCAACGACGAACGCGTGATGCACGGCGTAACGCCAATTGCGCGGCTGGACGATGCCCAGCCCGCGAATCGTGACGTGCTAGTGGTCACGTTCTGCAAAAAATAGATGTAGCTCAAGAAAACATCCCGGCGGAGGTCATCCGCCGTCCTCTTCCTGGAACTTCAATGAACGAATTACTCGCGGTAGCAATGATCACTATTCTCGCTGTCATCAGCCCTGGGCCAGATTTCGCGATGATTACCCGGAACAGCTACGCATATGGACGTCGCTCCGGACTGATTTCGGCGCTTGGTGTTGCCCTCGGCGTACAACTGCACGTGCTCTATACGGTGCTCGGTATTGCCGTCGTTATCGCACATTCGCCCGTTCTCTTTCTGGTCATGAAATTTCTCGGTGCGGGCTATCTGATCTACATTGGATACAGGTCGCTGACGAACAAGTCGCGTCTGACGCTCGACTTGTCGACAGGGCATCGTCTGGGCATGTGGGTCGCCTTTCGCAACGGGTTTCTGACCAATGCGCTCAACCCGAAGACAATGCTGTTTGTCGTGAGTTCATACACGCAGATCGTCAAACCGGGTAGTCCTCTAGCAATCGATTTTGCTTATGGCGCTTTCATGTCGCTGGCCCATCTGGCCTGGTTCAGTCTCGTAGCGATCTTTTTCTCATCCGAAGTCTTGCGCCAGGCAATGCTGGAGAGGCAGCGTATTGTCGACCGGATCATCGGGACAGCGTTGATTGCGTTGGGACTGTCGCTGGCCTTCACTGCCGTGGGATTCAAATGAGCGAAGTACTCGAGAAAGTGGCGTGTATCGATCTTGAGGGTGTGCTGGTTCCGGAGATGTGGCCGTATATCGCCCAACGCACAGGTATCGATGTGCTCCACGAGACGACGCGGGAGGTTCCGGAGTATCGCTTGTTAATGGCCAGGCGGATTTCTGCACTCAGAAGTCACGGTGTGACGCTGCCGCAGATGCAGGAAATCCTGGCGGAGATCGCTCCGTTTCCCGAGTCGACGGACTTTCTCGCCAGGATTGGCGAGCAATACAGCGTGCGGATTCTTTCCGATTGCTTTTACGAGCTGGCGGATCCGGTACTGGGATTGCTCGGGCGGCCGACGGCGTTATGTCACCACCTTGTCACCGACGATGATGGATTCATCGTGCGCTGTGAATTCGCACCATCCCGTCGGGGCAAGGAAGACGTGGTGACGGCGTTTCTCGACGCTGGCAGCGAAGTCGTAGCGGTAGGGGATGCCTTCAATGATCTGGAAATGCTGAAGCTTGCGACGCGAGGTTTTCTGGTGCGGCCATCCGAATCCACGCGCGCCATGGCATCAAGCCGAATCTGTGTCGTCGAACATGTTGACGAGATCGTGGAGATGCTGCGCTAGACGCCGTCGAGCCGATCCCAGGTAGATGAGAACTGCCGGGTGCATCCCAAGCTCAATCTGAGCCCGGCGAATCGGTGCGGTCTAGGGTGGACGAGCGGCGAGGGGATGATTCTGTGGAAGTTTCGATCACCGCGGTGCGGGTATGCAGGCGATTGAAGGTATTTAGTAAGAAATGACGGCTTGACGGACGATGAAGTGAGCCGCGTACTGCGGGTCCGAAACGCAAAGAAGGCCCGCCGGCCCGGCTGTGTAGCGTGACAGCCGGCCCAGCGGGCCCAGAAACAATACTGTCGTGGCTCAGCCCTTGTTGCTGAGGCAGGTCTTCATGAACGCCTTGCGATCGTCGCCCTTTTTGCCGGTCGCCTGCGTGTTGCACATCTTCATCTTGTCCTGCTGGCTCATCGGACCCGATGCGGCGACAGGCGCGCTCGACAGGCAGCTCTTCATGAACGCCTTGCGATCATCGCCTTTCTTGCCGGTGGCCTGCGTGTTGCAGGTGGCCATCTTCGATTGCTGGGCATTCTGGGCAAAGGCAGGCGCGCTGGTCAGCAGACCGCCAAGGACGAGGGCAGCGATAGCGGATTGGATTTTCATTTGACACTCCCACGATATTGAACGTTATTGGTAGTCGTTGCGACCAGGAGGGCGTCTCCGGCATCCCAAGCCTGGCGCGATGACCATTATGGCAAAGCTGTCTGCCAGAACGGCTAAATAGTTGCATTGGTTGACAGCGGCGAGGCAGGATATTCCCTCAGCGCAATTACCCATCCCCAACCAAGGAAAGGAGACCGACGATGCACTACCTGATGTTCTACGACCTCGCCGCCGACTACCTCGAGCGACGCGGCGACTACCGCGCGGCGCACCTGCAGCTCGCGTGGGCCGCGGCGGAGCGCGGCGAACTGCTGCTGGCCGGGGCGCTGGCCGATCCCGTCGATGGCGCGGTGCTGCTCTTTAGCGGCGAGTCGCCGGCGGTCGCCGAGGCGTTCGCGAAAGCCGATCCGTATGTACGCGAGGGGCTCGTCACGCGCTGGCGCGTGCGTCCGTGGACAACCGTCGTCGGCGAACAGGCCGCGACGCCGGTGCGCTAGCGGTCTATCAACGCCAGCGGTCGTGCGAAGCGCATGGGCGAAGGGCGGCGGCGCAATCGCACAGGAATCCAAACGATGCAACGTGCATCGATCCAGCGATGCCGCTGCATCCGCCGCCGGCAATAACCAGGATCAGCCAGGATCAACCAGGCTCACCGCGCCAGCCGTTCGCAACAGCTCGGCGCCCGTTAATAAGTGCCGTTGCACCGGCCCAACGGCCGCGTAGCGCGCCAATTCGCCCATCCAGCGGCCAATGCGCTGCCACACCGTGTTTAGAGCCGCCGGGACTGCCAGCCCATCTGCCTGGGCAGCAAAGGAAACGACGCAGCGAAAAGGACAAGTTTGTTTCTTTCAGTAACACTTGTCTCTGTCATATTCACGCAAACCCTGGGGATGGTATGCTTCGTGCACAAATTCTCCCATGCACGAGTGAGACCATGTTTTGTGCTTCGTCAATGGGAAAGTCCGCACTAAGGCTGTGCTGATTTTCGCAAACGGGCTAAAACGTAAAGCATATTGTGCAACCTGGGGCATAGCGCGAATGACGCTAGATCAATAATCGCGAGTGCCCCTCGCCGCGGCCAGGCCAGGCTGCGTGGAGAAACGCATGTTTTTCGATGAGCTAAGCAATGACGAATGGGCGCAGCTTGCTGTGCTTGTTTCTGATGAGCCGGCTATCCGTCTTAACAGACGTGGCCGACCCCGAGCCGAACCGCGCATCGTTGCGAATGCGGTCCTCTGGATCCTGACAACCGGTGAGCCCTGGTCGAAACTGCCAGGCCGCTATCCGTCGGGTCCGACGTGCCGGCGCCGTTTCGAAGAATGGCAGATCAACGGTACGTTGACCGAGATGATCCGTCTGCTATCGCAGGTCGGGCGCAGCTTCGCCTATGTGCCCGAACCCGGCGTACCTGTCGCCACGCCCAAACCAGTTGTCGACACGCAGCCGCACACGCCCGCGCTGCGTGACGATGGTCTGCGTGGCGTGTTCTGGAGAAGTCCCGAGTCGTGGCAAACCTCGCCTCGTGCGGCACACCCCGCGCACGAGTGGCGTTCGCTCGACCCGATCGCCGACATCACGCGACAGCTCTCCGGCACGGCAACAGACGAATCCACCGATGAAGAACTGCTGCAAGACCGCGCGCATGTCGGCGCGGAGCGGCCGCTCGATTGCGAGCATCGTCCGGTGTGGATGAACATGACCTCGCGCGGCAAGCAGGTGGTCGACCGGCGCGGCTATACGATCTACGTTGCGCTCGAGCAGGTGCCCAATGCGATGTTCCGGGCATGGGCGGAGATCATGAAGGACGGCAAGCGCGTCGAGCGTTCTGGTCTGATCGGTCCGCGTTTCGCGCAGGCCGATGCGGCACAGGAGTTCGCGCTCGGCTGGGCCGACGACTGGATCGATCGTCATTGCCGCACGCTCGCGGCCGTTGCGGGCATCGACGAAGCGATCAGCGCAGCAGGGCATGAAGCGCGGCAGGAGGCAGGGCATAACGCAGCAGCCGCGCCGGCGGCAGTGCAGATCGAAACAAGGATCGAAGCCAGGCACGAAAGCGTCAACGCAGTACCGGTGCAAAGCGCGCCGCGCACGCTGCCCGCTGTTCGTAGCGTGCCGGAACCCGTGAACAGTTATTCGGCCAACGCCCATGTCGCTGCGTACACCCACGCATGCAGGGTCGCGCTACGTCGTTACCCGACCGGCACACCGGCCGCCGAGCAGGCAGACAACAACAACGCGGGCGATCGATTCCCGAAAGCCCCAGAACTCGTCTCCCACGCGGGATGAGCACAGCAGCAACCCGCGGACGGCAGGAGCAGCCGCCGCAGGATTCGCACTACCGCACCACCCGTTGAGTATGTGACTTACTGCCGTCCGTACGTATCGTCGAAGCGCACGATGTCGTCTTCGCCGAGATATGAACCGGATTGCACCTCGATGATTTCCAGCGGCATCTTGCCGGGATTCTCGAGTCGGTGAGTGACACCGAGCGGGATATAAGCCGATTCGTTTTCGGAGACAATGAAGCGCTCTTCACCGCGTGTGACGAGCGCAGTACCGCGCACGACGATCCAGTGTTCCGCGCGGTGGTGATGCATCTGCAGCGACAGACGCGCACCCGGTTTCACGACGATGCGTTTCACCTGGAAGCGCTCGCCGGTGTCGACGGAATCGTAGTGGCCCCACGGGCGATGAACCTTGCGATGGTTCGCCGCTTCGGGGCCCGCTTCACTGCGAATCCGGCCAACGATCTTTTTAACGTCCTGCACGCTCGCCTTGTCCGCGACGAGAATCGCGTCGGCGGTTTCGACCACGACGAGATTGTGCGTGCCGACGCAGGCGATCAACCGGCCTTCCGAATGCGCGAAGGTCGATTCGGCGCCTTCGAACATCACACGTCCACGGCCGACGTTGTCTGCTTCGTCCTTCGGCAGGATCTGCCAGATCGCATCCCACGAGCCGACATCCGACCAGCCCGCCTGCAGCGGCACGACCACGCCGGTGCAGACCGACTGATCGTTGCCGAGCTGCTCCATCACCGCGTAGTCGATCGAATTCGACGGCGAGGCGACAAACGCATCGCGTTGCAACCGGAAGAAGTCGCCGTCCGTTTTGCCGCCGGCATAGGCCGCGACGCATGAATCGTGAATCGCGGGCTGGAAGTGGGCGATCGCGGCGAGCCATGTCGACGCGCGCATGATGAAGATGCCGCTGTTCCACCAGTACTCGTTCGAGGCGACATAGCGCTGCGCGAGTTCGAGATGCGGCTTCTCGACGAAGCGGTCGAGCCGGTGCGCCGCGACGCCGGGCGCATTGACTGGCCCGGTCAGCGCTTCGCCGATGCGGATATAGCCGTAGCCGGTTTCCGCGTGCGTCGGCACGATGCCCATCGTCGCGACATGACCGTTCGAGGCATGCTGCACGCCGGCGGCCACGGCCGCATGAAACCCGGCGATGTCGGTGACGGCATGGTCGGCGGGCATCACGACCATGATGCCGTCGCTGTCTTCCGCGACGATCGACAGGGCGGCCACCGTTAACGCAGGCGCCGTGTCGCGGCCGACCGGCTCGAGAATCAGCCGGCTCGTCTTGCCGCTCGTGCGCAGCTGTTCGGCGGTCGTGAAGCGGTGTTCTTCATTGCTGACCACTACCAACTGGTCCGCCAGCGGGTGACCTGCTTCGAGTCCGTCGAGCCGGCGTGTCGTGGATTGCAGCAGCGAATCGTCGCCGAGCAGGCCGATCAGCTGCTTCGGATACTGTTCGCGCGACATGGGCCATAGGCGTGTGCCGGAGCCGCCGGCCAGAATCACCGGATGGACCTTCAGCTTGACGTTCTGGGACGTGACAGTCGAAAACCGGGTGTCGGCGGCGGGCGCCGTAACCGGAGCGGTCATGATGTACTCCTCGGGGCTGGGTCAATGCGACGAGTTGTATCACGACGTAAATAGTCAATAAAAGAATGAGAAATTTCCATATCGGAAATGGAATAAGGAAATGATCAATTCCGGTAAACGTGCGACGGTTTTATTTCAATAAAAAATAGAATCGAAAAAATAATCGATGAAATCCAGTGGGGAAATTTTCTGGAATTTTTGCGGCCACGCAACATGTTCCGGAAGCGTTTCCGCAGATGGTGGAAATTCGTACAGGAAGTGACGTACAGAACCCCGTTTCCGCCCTGCAACATCAGTAAAAAGGTAAAAATTGCCGAACAAAATTCGACAAAAATAGCGCAAGGATTACCGATACATTTTGAGATATTTTGCGGCCTTGCAGCGCGAATTTTAATGCCGCTTTATCTAACCCTGTACAGGGGTATTCA encodes the following:
- a CDS encoding YciI-like protein — encoded protein: MHYLMFYDLAADYLERRGDYRAAHLQLAWAAAERGELLLAGALADPVDGAVLLFSGESPAVAEAFAKADPYVREGLVTRWRVRPWTTVVGEQAATPVR
- a CDS encoding transposase gives rise to the protein MFFDELSNDEWAQLAVLVSDEPAIRLNRRGRPRAEPRIVANAVLWILTTGEPWSKLPGRYPSGPTCRRRFEEWQINGTLTEMIRLLSQVGRSFAYVPEPGVPVATPKPVVDTQPHTPALRDDGLRGVFWRSPESWQTSPRAAHPAHEWRSLDPIADITRQLSGTATDESTDEELLQDRAHVGAERPLDCEHRPVWMNMTSRGKQVVDRRGYTIYVALEQVPNAMFRAWAEIMKDGKRVERSGLIGPRFAQADAAQEFALGWADDWIDRHCRTLAAVAGIDEAISAAGHEARQEAGHNAAAAPAAVQIETRIEARHESVNAVPVQSAPRTLPAVRSVPEPVNSYSANAHVAAYTHACRVALRRYPTGTPAAEQADNNNAGDRFPKAPELVSHAG
- the thrH gene encoding bifunctional phosphoserine phosphatase/homoserine phosphotransferase ThrH gives rise to the protein MSEVLEKVACIDLEGVLVPEMWPYIAQRTGIDVLHETTREVPEYRLLMARRISALRSHGVTLPQMQEILAEIAPFPESTDFLARIGEQYSVRILSDCFYELADPVLGLLGRPTALCHHLVTDDDGFIVRCEFAPSRRGKEDVVTAFLDAGSEVVAVGDAFNDLEMLKLATRGFLVRPSESTRAMASSRICVVEHVDEIVEMLR
- a CDS encoding mannose-1-phosphate guanylyltransferase/mannose-6-phosphate isomerase, with amino-acid sequence MTAPVTAPAADTRFSTVTSQNVKLKVHPVILAGGSGTRLWPMSREQYPKQLIGLLGDDSLLQSTTRRLDGLEAGHPLADQLVVVSNEEHRFTTAEQLRTSGKTSRLILEPVGRDTAPALTVAALSIVAEDSDGIMVVMPADHAVTDIAGFHAAVAAGVQHASNGHVATMGIVPTHAETGYGYIRIGEALTGPVNAPGVAAHRLDRFVEKPHLELAQRYVASNEYWWNSGIFIMRASTWLAAIAHFQPAIHDSCVAAYAGGKTDGDFFRLQRDAFVASPSNSIDYAVMEQLGNDQSVCTGVVVPLQAGWSDVGSWDAIWQILPKDEADNVGRGRVMFEGAESTFAHSEGRLIACVGTHNLVVVETADAILVADKASVQDVKKIVGRIRSEAGPEAANHRKVHRPWGHYDSVDTGERFQVKRIVVKPGARLSLQMHHHRAEHWIVVRGTALVTRGEERFIVSENESAYIPLGVTHRLENPGKMPLEIIEVQSGSYLGEDDIVRFDDTYGRQ
- a CDS encoding PsiF family protein, which encodes MKIQSAIAALVLGGLLTSAPAFAQNAQQSKMATCNTQATGKKGDDRKAFMKSCLSSAPVAASGPMSQQDKMKMCNTQATGKKGDDRKAFMKTCLSNKG